ctctctctttctctttccctctctctctcacatacactcaatcactcactctgaAATACACATATAAAAACTATGCAGATATTCCAGAAACGTTCAACGACCCCATGAACCTTGACTTTGCTGTCATTATACTCTAATCATTACTTGATTCTCTTCAGAGGCAGATTTGTGCCCAACTCCAATCCCAAagcttcttctctcctcttgcaTTGGCCCTAACTGCACTGCAGGGTTTCGTCTCCTCTCTGGAGCCTAATGCGCTGAGCTGTTGAGGGCTATTTTCACAAGTTTGATCAACTGACAGTGGGCTGAATGAGTGCGGGGGAGTTTGAAAGAGACCCTTTTTTCAGGGGGCATCCCAAAGTTCAAAAGGTCTCCGCGGAGTGTATGAAGCCTGGCTGCCCTAAGTCATGACCATCACTGGACAGGGGAGAATACCAGAGAGGCTGTTTGTTTCATGAAGTCCcatggagaagaaaggagacTTTTTTTTGGGAACCTCCTTTTTTCACATCATACCTCCACCTTCTTGTGCATTGTGTTGTAACTGGGCACCACTTCAAATAACATATATCTGAAATATTGAAGAATTATAAGAAGTCACTGTTTTATTTGAATTTTTACAGTTTTTAGACATTTCTATCATCAAGGGTGGGACATTTTTGATTGATGTGCAAATGGTATATTTCAAAAAGACGTCAATTGTTAAACTAGCTAATCAGAATTCACTGAATGCATACAGCCACCCCCAAGTAAGAAATGTAAAAGCGACAGATGTTCTTAACACTTCTCGCTTCACCTGTTTAatgaaaatgaacatgtgtCCCAGTCATgatatctgtccatctctccctcacacatgcTGCTCTGCCAGCCAGCGAGGTGCTGGTGCTCCACaaagagaccaaaaaaaaaagcaactttGATGTGGAAGAACAAGGCCACGAACAGCACAAGAGCGGCTTGTTTGCAGACTCCTCTTCACGGGCCTGGGGTGGGAGGCCAGCGTCTCCGACGTCTTCAGGAAGTGTGCGCTGAAAGCCCCGAGCGGTAGGGTGGAGGCACCCCGTGGCCCGCTGGATTCCACTCGAGCAGCAGGCACCATGGCTGGCATTATGGAGCTCCGAGGCCACCAGTCCCCCGCCGCTGCCTCTGCCATGCCTTTCAACCCTGCGCCCTGCCACACAGAAAAGGAGATTAGGATTAATCTTGCGTCCGACATGGTGATATTAACaccgcccccccaccaccaccaccctcaaccCCCAGCCACCCGCACCACCCCTCACTTGCTGTACATTGGGGCATGGTGTGCAGTGGTGGGGCTGCTAAAATGAAAGTCTGGGCCTTGGATTActctgagagaagagagactggTTCAAAGGGCTCCTTTTTCTGTGATGAGGAAGGGTGGGGAATCGTTTTAGCAGGAGGCGATACGATGTGGAGCCCTCACATGTCATAGTAGATATCAGGGCTCAGACAGATTCTAAAAGGGACCTGCCCCACTTCCGTCCCTGTGTCCAGCTTGCTCTCACTGTGCCCCACATTAAGTCACCGGATCAGCGAACGctatttgaaaagaaaacatgaaatgactgcatgtgtatgactaaatgtgtttgtaaCAAAATGCCTTTTACATGCAAATGCTGGCCAAGCTAAAGACAACAAAACCTGGTTAGTGGATCACCATACACAAATTAGTATTGCAATTTTTAAATCTGTCTTATTTGTGTTGTTGggattcattttgtttttagtttaaaATTAATTTGCACCGTTTCTTTACAAATAACCAAATAATGCTTTGtctcagaaagaaagagagaacaaatatATTATGTAGGGATGAATAAATGAAGGAAGGAGTGAAGGAGTGAAGTAAGTAAGGCAGGGGTGAAGGGACAATCAGATTTACAGGAATGATGCACAATAGAGGAATGTAATTAACATCTAATATCAATGGAATGAATGTGAGTCATGAGTCAAGAAAAAGACCTCTGCTCAAAAACCTTCAGAACAGACATGTATGCAGAATCCTGGGATATATAGTGTGCTTTTTCTGTTTAGTTAAAGTGGTAACAAAAAGTGTTTTGACTGGTGACAAGTGGTTTAAAAGTTTTTTGACTGGTGACAAGTggtttaaaaagtgttttgtctgGTGACAAGTGTTTTAAAAGTGTTTTGACTCTATTAAGGATTCATTTGCATGACCAAATaaacatgtatatatacaaGTAACAGTGCTGTCTGTTATAATCAAAAATATAACTGACAGAAAATTGTCCAACATGTAGTAAACTCTTTCCAGATTCATGTGAACGTTCTAGAGTATACCCATACCCCAGCTCTATGCTTGTCCAATCGTCATCCCACAACATCCCTTTTGAAAtcatcgaaaaaaaaaaaaaaacagttggaCAAGCGTTCGGCCCCATGTGAAACACCATCGTGCAAAAGTTCACATCATTCAAGCTGAATTACACCGCGCTAACGCTTTCGCCCCTTTGTTTTTAGGCCGACATATTGCTCCTTCAGGGAGAAAAAGCGGAATGTCATCGTCTGgattttttcctctccttcacccccaTTTGATTATCCCTGTGAGAACAAACCCCTGTCTCTCCCAGAGAAAACACTTctactttcacactcacacttacactttaGCCTCCTCAGGCCCGGCCAAGCAAACGCACAAGAaaaagacaagcacacacagatgctgaaaAGGCAATGGGGCTGTGCTGTTATGCAAATATATCAATCAGTGAACGCTCGAATGAGAATTATATTTGAATTAAATGAGGCTTTGGCTTTTTAGACCACTGAATCGCCGGCCAAAGTCTCAATACTCAATCCCCACTCCGACGCCATGCATATTATGGGTTTGACGAAATGTGAACTGACATAAATACCATGGCTCACTTTCAATCCGATTACGCGGCTAAACCACATCAATGCTGGCCAGCCAACGGGCGCTGGCGTCCCTCTATTCAAGTGGCCAGCGAACAACTCCCGGCTCCTCCTCGAAACACAAGCGAAGCCTCGCTGCCATCGCAGAGCCCCCACGCTCAACCCATCAACGCGGCTCAATGGGGCCCTTTCGACAAGGTGCTTCCCCTCGCTCGGCAAGCTCAGACCTAAAACAAAGCTAAAGATTGTGCGCTGATGGGCCCAAACTCCCAGTGCAGCCTCACAGTGTCCCACACAAGCactttgcactttttttttcggaacaaaaaaaagggggaatcTTCCCTCTGAAGACTCTCTGCttgctgtcttttttctcttcttctctttttttgtcctcgGCCATCTTGGATATTGAATTGAAAGGGGCTCTCCCGAGTGGCCCCATTATAACTATCAACACGAATAATGCCTCAGGTTAGCATGACCGAGTGGTGGCAGTGATCGCTTGTTAGGAACTGGCCCTTAATTTAAAGTGGTGTTGACAACCACAAAGAACCCTCTCTTTGGGAGAGTGGCGTGGCAACGCTTGAGTTTGAGCGTTTTGTGGGGAGCACATTTTAACCAGATGCATTTACAAGACTTTTTCTAAACAACCTGCCAGGTGCAGAATCCCTCCTGAAAGATCCACCAACTGTGAAACGTTACAAGGCCCAATGAGATTAGGGGAGAGAATGAAATACATTTGCTACATGCATATGCCCTGAGCTTCCGTGACCAATTTAGGACTAATGAGAGTATTCATCATGCACTTTCCATATCTCCAAAagcttgtctttttttctcctcgtcTCAAATGCTCAGCCAGCTATCTGACTGGGAGAAGAGACGGCGCTTTTGAAAGTGCTGCTTTTaagtgaaggaaaaaaacagacaactgACCAGAAGCTTCCATACTCGTCACATTTTAGTCATGTTGAAATCTGAACTAAGTCTCAGTATAAGACTATTTATATACTGCACTGCTATATTCCAAATTTGTAATGAGTGAGTTTTCAaagaaatataaaacaacatggATTCCTATATGGCAAACTGATACATGGTGAAGATAGGTAAATCATATTTTCAGGATGAAGATgcaaatgtttcatgtttcgCATACAGAGTTGTGAAAGATCAAACATGGGAGACCATGGTAACACAATTATCTTTCAAATTCCTTACTTAGAGAAGAGGGATTTAACAAAGGAactgaaaaaaatacttttatgtaAAAAAATCTCTTCAAAatatcaacatacacacatctctggtTGAGAGTAAAAATACTTGTTgatatgtatatatgcatgctGGTGTGCTTGGCGCATGTTGTTAAATCAAAAGTAGGAATGAACCTTACATACCCACCAATCCTGCCCATTCGCCTGAGACATTGAACTGAGTAGAAAATAAACAGTCTCTTTATCCAATCTTGTGGAGTGGATATATGAATTTCTGAGACACAAAGGTCTCAGTGACTACGTCATATGCAGCGCCGACTGACTGGCACGTAAAATGAAAGAACAGGTGCACTGAAACGCTTTGTCCGGCTTCCTGCCTTTCTTCGTTTGAAAACCGGGGGTTATGTTTAATGCAAAGTTAATATCGATTTAATGCTTGTCAATGTCCCCCTGTATCTTGGACCACCGCTAATCCCTTCAATGTGCTGCCGTACACAACCCTCGGAAACAGATGCTTGGTCAGTCTGGAAGAGCTCTGCCCGGAGTGAGGCACTTTAAGGTCGTCTGCAGTGGCCAAGAGTTTTAAACCGTGAAACAAATGACTCATCACTGTCCATAATTATATGTTTACATatgcatataaataaatattacgTTTTTGATTCCTCGCCTTTGTTGATATATGTATAGTGCCTCGGTGCACACCCTGGCTGCATGCGGGCAACTTTGGGGGCGTTCATGGGGCGGGAACGCGCACGCGCGTGTGCGctcctgtgtgtcagtgtagagTGACAGGGGGCGCATTTATTTGGTTATAATATCTTGAAAATGTGTCTTTAATAGGCTCAATTCAGAATCGGACCAGCTGTTTTCTCTCTATTTGGTAAAGAAAACAATTGTGCCCGGCTTGGAAAGCAAGTAGAAATTAGTTTCGGTCAAGGAGGCTAAGCTATATTTCCTGCAAACCATCTGCTTGATTGGTACAATAGAGGGATTTTCGGGTGAGAGTGGAAGAATAAAATGCTTTGAACGTACAACAGTTCACTTTGTGAAGGTGCTGAGGTGTCTTAATACGACTGCCTCAGGCGGATGATGCAAATTTAATGTCCATTTACTTTTGTTAAAGAAGGAATAATTTCATGGTCATAACATATGTTTAGGCTATGCCTTACTTTTTATTCATTTCCAGACTTGTTTAAGTTTAATCTCAACGTAAACAATTTGGGTGAAGGGTGAAGTAAAACAATAACTAGAAGCTTGCCTTAAAGGAAATAGGAAGTGAGCTGTTGTTTGCATTTGTATGATTGTCTGAAGAGATCTGAGCAAAAGCCCTCATAACCTTTTCCAACAATGATGCATAACTAACAAGTTCCAGGGAAGGTACAATATCAGCTTTAGCCCATGGCAATTTCTGCGTTCTGTCAGGTGTTGTTGTGTCGGCTTATTATCTATAATGAAATATCATTTATTTGGTGGATTTTAAATCCATTGATAAACAAACCAGGCTGACAGTTTGCTATTAGGAAACATACCTTGAGAAAATTTGACAGTTGCTGCATTAAACGAAATGCAAGCCATACCAATCCCATCCCTGGTCCCCGCACAAAATGTTTCACATTCAGGTTAAACCGTTTATCCCCTTCTTGTTCTAAGACCATATGAAGGAAGCTTGAAATATTGTTttcgttcattcattcttcaATCCCGTGCTACAATCCATCTGTTTTAAGGGGGACGCCTGGCGCATAATTTCATGGAGATTTACCTTCTGTGCCATCGTTTAGGACGCACACGGGGGTCCCTTCCCATTTTTGCGCTTCCCTCCCAAAATCAAAGACCATGCGTTGACTCTGAGAAGATAGATGCGAAGGTAACTACTTCTAAATGAATAGCCAGGGggacaaaaacagaaagagcaGCGGTCAAACGCCATTAGTCACAGGTCTTAGTCCACAGGCCTCAGGAGACGCTCCTTCTAGCtcatcacacaaaaaaagaatttgTGTTCAAATAGAATTTTCCGAGGAAGGACCCTTTTGTTCGGCGCTTCTCCCGTGTTATCTATTCCTTCGGTAGGCGTTGatcatttttttctcccgctggtCTAACGGAGTGGTGAGGAGCTGGTGCTTTGACATCCCACATTAGCCTAAAGTGAACCCACGTGTGGCACAGCAAGGGTCTGACCTAGCTTTTCAAATAATGGCATTCCTCGTTTTCACGCACACTAACTCTGGAGGGAAAAGGTACAAGCCTGTTATCTCACAAAAAGTAAATCGGCTGAACGCATAGACAAGGCTACCAGGAACCATCTTCTGCACCTACGTCCTGACCATTCAGTTTATATCGATACGTGCAATATGTGGACACAGTCTACTGAAAAGTCTGAAGTAAACATGCGAAAAGCCAGACTTTTGGGTGCATTTTCTACATGGGTTGTTAGTGGACAAAGAGGATACTATTGTAAACTGTAGTTTACTGAATTATAACCAATGATGTATGCTACTAGAGACTGTTAAACTATTTTTTTCATACCACACTTCATGTGCATTAATATATAATAAACAagaatatttcaaatgaatagCCTACAATGAAACAACACATGTGAGGTCTCATGAAGATTTATGTCAGATGTGAACTCGCCTCTTTTTCTAGAAAAGCTAAGATAGAAAATCCTGGAAAAGAAAATGTAGAGTGATCCGCTAAATACATAATTAGATCTTTTTTAATCTTAcgacacattttttaaatataagtCTAAAACAATGAATGTTTAACATATTATAATAAacagcaaaacaataaaacaaaaataatgacCCAGTGATTACTTCTCAGTTTGCAGTTTTGAAAAAACGAAGAAGGGAAACTAAATTCGCAGTGTCATATTTGCTGCTATACACTGTGTACACTGAGACGGATAaactgtatttctgtatgtggtGTATTTGTAAAACGTTACAGAAAGCATTTGTGAAGGCAAAACTAGTTTAATTGATTATTTCTTTATCAAGATAAAGAAAAAGGTAGGTTgatgcaaaacaaatacaccaAATCAACAGGATCATAAAAAGGTGGTAAATATGCCACATTTATTGACTACATTGATGTGTTGTGCATTGTTTCATGACGTTTAATCCAGTCACAAATTGCTTGAATCGACCAATCAGTGTGCTTAAAATTCGGTACGAAAGAAAATCACTAGGAGAACTTTGTTGAACCTCATTGTTCCGGCTGTCACCTCTGAAAGGCTTTACCAACGGTCCACTATAAAACCCTTTCTCAAGAGGGAAGGGCCACAAGAGTTCCGTCAGACTATCATCCTGGATGCTAAGTGAAGTCGTCTCTTGCAGTGAACGAAGAGCTCAAAATATacgttctgttttctttttcttgtatCTTTCGAAGGTGCGATGATGTTCCCAAGTGTTCTTGCGCCACCTGCGATGTATCCAAATCTTTTGCGGCCTGCGCTGACTTTGCCACAGTCTTTGCACTCTGCGTTCACCACGCACTCCAGCTTTCTGGTGGAGGACCTGTTGAGGATCAGCCGACCGGCAAGTTACGTCCATAGGACAATTCCTTCCCCAAGCGCATCTCCTCCTTCAACGGGAACCATAACAGCTGCAGCGGACCATGTCTCCATCTCCACATGTATGTCTAAAAGAACCGCTTCGCCACAAACCTCATTGCCATGCAGCGACCCCAACTACTTGAAGTTTGGGGTTAATGCCATCTTGGCCCCATCAACACGCAACGGTAAGAGTTATTTGACTTTGCTGTAGAATAACTTCAGTTTCAGCACCTGAGCACTCTGAGTAACGTCACCATTATTGACAGCTGCAGAAGATATGCTTGTTGACAATGTACCACATAGATATGTAATGTGTACTGAATGGGTTTATTTTGCACTATTTTCTATTTCAACATTTTGACATCTTGAGCTAATTGTAATTCTGTCATTCTTGCATTGCAGCATCATCTCCACACTCTGTGACCGACTTCCACCTGAAAAACCTCCCCTTTTCATATTTCGATGGGTCGTTTCAACCGTTCATCAGGGCATCTTATTTTCCAGGTGAGTTTTCTCTATTTTATCCCGAGGGTCAATTAAGTGAAAAGACTACACATACCAAACCATAGTTCGGGGGCTGAAAGCAGCAGAGCATCGTGGAATCGGTCTCGCCAATTTGATGCCCTATTTAGCAAAAGCAGTGACTGCTGACATTTTGCGCCGGCTCCCCTAATCTACAAATTAGCTGGAATTGTCATGGTCCAAATTTGAGGCGGGTCCCTTCTCACAAGGAAGATGCTGGCGTCTCTTCATTACCTCCCCTTTCCCACCGAGTCAGTGCACTTTGCCACTGATTGCTAACAAAGCTTTCAGCACCATGACCAATTGGTCAGCTCCCTCCgggcagccacacacagacacgacgTTGACTTAGGCATGCTGTTGATAGGCATTTACCAGTCATGGACTAATTTCCCATTAGTAGCTATTCAGTGTTTCAATATTTTCACAAGACCACATAGACTGCTTCGTCGTGAACGGAAATCAAGCAACAAAACGCGGGGACAAAATGTCTAGCCTATATATCTTTTGAGTGGAAAGTATTTACTTAAGTAATTATCTGCGTGTGACAGACTTAGACATTAAAGAAATGTTCCTCATTAACCTGTTTTTATAATGAAGGTGATGGCCTACATTCTATACCTTAGGGTACTTTGCATATAGAGTAATGTATGTACTGACGTGTAAGGCTGTATGCTTTTTGAAAATATTATATAAGAAAACACGTTCTTATTCGCATAAATATGACTGTGATTCTTTCTTGATTGAGTGAATATATGTCAACAAAACAGCTGTATGAATAGCTTGTAGTGCTCACGTCGAAAACGGCCTCGCCATCAGTATTCCTCAAATGATCTTGGCATGCAGTTGTGTTTAGTTTGAAAGTGTAAATCTCCTTTGTGGCCGTAATATATGGCTTTAGCGGCCTGTCCTAAGCCTTTTTCAGTTAGTTCATTACTACACAATTACCGTTCACGCTTCATTAGCGCCTCTATATCTCATTGGAGCTTCCTGAAAGGATGCTCGGCCTTTTTACCATACCAATGCTTTTGGGAACTAAGCAATGTGCTAATTAGTTACTTCGTGGCATTTCACGCAAATGGTTTGTATTTAATAACACAAGAACAATAAACCAGTCAATATTTACAGACTTCGAGTAGGCTACTTCAATTTCAAACACAGAACCATGCACCCCCAATAAAACGATTCGTGCAAGCTTTGAGGTCATTTTACTCTCCGGGTGCTTTATAATATCAAAAGACCCGCCGTTAATAAAATGTATCtattctctgttttgtttaacAGCATCATCTGCAGTGGTACCTATCCCTGGAACATTCTCCTGGCCCCTTGCAGCGAGGGGGAAACCAAGACGAGGAATGCTGCGGCGGGCTGTGTTCTCTGATGTTCAACGCAAAGCACTAGAGAAGATGTTTCAAAAACAGAAGTATATCAGCAAACCTGATAGAAAGAAGCTCGCTTCAAAACTTGCATTAAAGGATTCCCAGGTAAATAGCATATGATATAGCATATTTGCAAGGATACCACGCACATTCATTGTTAAGTTAAACAATCATTAGGCTAAGTGATAATTGTTTCAGCTTCTCACGTCTCACCGTTTGATCCCAATAGGTAAAAATTTGGTTCCAAAACCGAAGAATGAAATGGCGCAACTCTAAAGAGCGCGAACTTCTTTCGTCTGGAGGATGCAGAGAGCAAACATTGCCGACAAAAATGAATCCGAACCCAGATCTCAGTGACGTGGGGACAGGTAAAAAGTCATGCGAGGACGAACTGGAGGCTTTCAGAGGAGAATCACTGCATCAAACATACTGCCACTCACACCAAACGCACCAACTTTTTAACAGCATAGAATCCAACCCAATGTCACCGGACAGCTCAAGCAAACATTCAGATTTCTCAGAATCCGAAGATGAGGAGATAACAGTGTCTTAATTTTGTACACAAGTCATACATTATTTTTATAGCCCACGCAACGTATTTACAAAATGTTGTATATGTTGATATTATTGCAAAAGAGGATGTCTGCTTTACAATAACATTGCAACACGTCTGCCCAACATCCCTATTTTCTGGGATAGTATTTGGCATGGAATTAACTGAATGTTACTTGTAAGGTATATGCCTCTTTCCTACACCTTGCTGTGTTTTGGCAGCCAATGACCTTTGTATATTGATTTGTGttaatgtttgtctgtttataaGCAAACACCAAGAGTGTTATAATCATGATGCTATTGAAGTAGACTAAATGCATTTAATCAAAGATACGTAGAGATGTAAATTAAATACCTATATTTTGTAAACTGtgttttatgaaaatgtatatacTTTATACTTCAAATATGTAATATTTTCTACAAATTAAAATGTCAGAAGAACTATAAACGAATCACTGCTTTCACTGACTACATAATAACACAGagtgacatttcttttttacCTGAATAAAATGATGTCTGAACCCATTTCATGCACTTCACAACAGATattcacatgtacacaaaaCTTTTCCATACAGATGCAGTTTTAttaatatacaaaaacaaacagtttgAACAGTGATAACATTTATTCCCATGGAATGTACAGACTGTCACCGGACATCTACAACCTTACTGTTGAGCActgtacaaataaaaatacatggCCTACCTCTTTTAAAAGCTGTTAGAAAAAGTCTTCAAAATGTAGGTCtgcaatcaaatatttacaTATGTATGTTACAAATACAAGGAAAAAATGTACAAAGACAAATTGCACTACACAATGAAAGATTAGATTCCCAAACACAACTTTTCAAACATCTTAATGACCTCCCTCATGCATTTATCACATGAACCTTAACATTCTTAAATGCAATGATATGGTagttcaaaaaacaaaacaaaaacaaactcacagAAAAGGGGTTGAGAGGATTCACAATGCGAATGAACTTGCAGCATGACAAACACTAGCAGTTCCTAAAACTGCGGGGGCACCAATttggtaaaaaataaataaaaaaattggaAAATGGGCGTTGCATAGATTTCCGTATCAAACAGCactcaaaataataataacaacaaaaaaaaaaactcacagagGCTCTGTGAATGAATCCAAAAGGGTGTAATATGAGTGAAATCGGATCTTAAGACACTTCATCTGCTGAGGGAATAAAGTGCAGTCACTCAACACTAAAGCGAGGCTGAAGACTCCATTTACACTCAATGCAAATGGGGACCGCGCTAAGTCTCCCAAGTGAGCTTCTAGGCACGGCAGCAGTTCAGTTCAAAGCAGAACCTGATCGTCTTGACTGATCCGCCTACAGCCAAGCCCTTTGGGACTGCATGTGTagatcccccccccaaaaaagtgcTTCTATGTCTAAGGAACTTCTCCAGTTCACAAAACCAGTGGTGCCTCAGGCCCTTCAGCCAGCACTTGGGATAAATGCACTCTCACATTAGACAAAGCAGCTAAGAAATGTGACCACCTACGCTGCCACAACATGCCACATGGTACAATGCCTTGACTTGAGCTGCTTTAGGTCTGCTTATTGCCATAGAATAACGCTAGCATCTACTAGCATTCAATGCTGTTTACGCACAGTGTTAATCAAAACCACACTTGGGTTTCTGCGTGACTACATGATCAAGAGAGCATCAAGAGACCTGACAGGGAAATTATTCGGAGTAGAGGTCACTGTGGAcattgtttgtgtctctctacCCGACCTACGCAGGAGCACTGCTGAGGCACAAGTGTATACAGTCCTGTAGTTATGTTCACGTGTTTGTGAACAGGTGGTTTCATCTCTGGTAGAGAAGCACTAAGGCATTGCAGGCAAATCCAGACAACAACAGGATGGTTCACGGTGAACCCAGCTCTGAGAGTAGGGCCAACACACTAGTGCAGTTCAGTTTCAATCTTGTGAAGATGTGCATGCAGCTTGCgaaatgcaaaacaaacacaaactttgcATTCAGTGGAAGTATAGATCTAAAGTCTGTGATGTCACGGCATGTTAACTCGTCCAATGACTCAACAGCTCAGGTTCAACAACTTAGGGTGAGCTTTAAGTATTTTACTGCAAAAGCTGCAGGTGAACAATAAATGTGCAAAGACTACATACATGTTTGTCTATAAAAAACAAAGCGTATGGGTGGAAACCAGacagatgaaaataaaatgtcgTC
Above is a genomic segment from Clupea harengus chromosome 3, Ch_v2.0.2, whole genome shotgun sequence containing:
- the LOC105889717 gene encoding homeobox protein DBX1-B-like, with the translated sequence MMFPSVLAPPAMYPNLLRPALTLPQSLHSAFTTHSSFLVEDLLRISRPASYVHRTIPSPSASPPSTGTITAAADHVSISTCMSKRTASPQTSLPCSDPNYLKFGVNAILAPSTRNASSPHSVTDFHLKNLPFSYFDGSFQPFIRASYFPASSAVVPIPGTFSWPLAARGKPRRGMLRRAVFSDVQRKALEKMFQKQKYISKPDRKKLASKLALKDSQVKIWFQNRRMKWRNSKERELLSSGGCREQTLPTKMNPNPDLSDVGTGKKSCEDELEAFRGESLHQTYCHSHQTHQLFNSIESNPMSPDSSSKHSDFSESEDEEITVS